CTAGTTTTGTCATAGCAATTGCGTTACTCATTGATTAATATCCTTAAATTACTGTGTGACTTTTTAATAACTTCTCACTTTACACAATATCCTcacttattatttatttttaatataatattaatatgtatttttcttattcctgaaatttactttatttctaAACTTTTATTTCATTGTTCATAATTATCttcattttaaatttatctattatattttattttaaattttaactttGTATGactacaaaatataaatagagtTATTAATTGGTtgactatttattttaaattataatttcatattacCACAAAATATAAATTGAGATATTGATTGACGATTTatctacatatatttttataatgggTAAGTTTTGTATAACTTGAAATTAGAATTGATAAGTCTGGTTATGCatcataaaaatgataaaaagaaaTCAGGATAGAAGAAGGCTCCAACATAATCTAATCTGTTAGAAGTGGTTATGATTTAAAATTCAAGTTAAACACTTTCATCTTTATCGAATAAAATTTTATCTcatatttaattcaaaatttattttttattcaaattcaaaacCATATTAACTTTTTCATAGAAATTAAAAAGAGTTTCATAATGCACGAAAATTTCTTAATAtgaattttaaaggaaaaaatgaaaatcataaattcagtttatgaaaaaaaatattgagtaaCTTATGTACATCATGTTAATTATACtctaaattataatattaaaaaaattacacgATATTTTAACATTCATCATTATAACTTATTCGTATGcacccaaaaaaaatattttgcataGTCTATTAATTCTTTTTATATTAAGGAACTACTCAAGAAATAATGCGAAATATCATTTAGTGGTATAGGATAAAAGACAtgcaaatcaataaaaaaatattatttcaagcaAAATCAAGggaaaaaatcaattaaaatctAAATGCCTGCAAATCTATTTTATAATCCTTCTAAGAGAGTAGATATGTAATTGATAATATAGTGTTTCTTGAGAAAGTCATctttacaacaataacaactcaGTGAAATTCCATAACGTGGGTCTgtggagggtaaagtgtacgcagaccttactcctaccaagatagGACAGTTGTTTTCGAGagactctcggctcaaaaaaagcataaaaagatttCAGATAAGGCTAAAAAGTTCAAAAGGttatgggaaagcaaataatgAAGAGATCCAAAGAGTAGCCTCGAATGCAGACTAGAGATCTGACTTAGAAAGGAATCGAATGAACCTTAGCACTAGGGCACCCGTCCACTTGTTTTCCTATTCAAGTTCTGGTTCAAATTTCTGAAAGTTCAGATTCTTATTGCCACTACTTATCACGGGAATTTTCCCTTTCATCCGAATTTCCCTTCTGAGATTGGTTTTCCCTCCGCTTTAAACGTCTTTTCCCCGCCTGGTCTAATTTTCCTGTATCTCCTCCTCTTTTTCTTccacaaagaagaaaaagaggaggAGATACAGGAAAATTAGAAGAATAACCAAAGCGAACCAACACGGAAAAAAATCATTGGCTTATCAAATTATCTATCGAGCCGTGAAAAAGATTCAACAAAAGACAGAAACAAATCCACTATCCGTTTTACGTCAAGCAATACGTGGAGTAACTCCCGATATAACAGTAAAAGCGGGAGTGAGAAGATATTCCAATGGGCACCCTTTCGAGAAAAAGGAAAGTCAACTGGCACCTTCTTAAAGCGCCTGCCCGGCTTTCAGGTCACTTGCGAAGGGAACAAAGTCACtatttccatattttttctttttttctgatTGATTGCCTTTTTTTGACGACAAGTTTTCGTTTTCAATCTTAATGAGGGTGAGGGGAAGGAGCGGTAAAGAAGTAAGGAGGTCGACTAGTTCTTAGCTTGATTGAACTCAGCCAGTCCGtaattttttgaataatagcagCCGGTTGAGATATTGGGTTTTCTAATTTACTGCTATTGCCTTCCTTCCAGAGTTCGCAATAGATGGATAGCATCTTCAAGGGATTGATGGCTTCTTCAGGAAAGGCTGAGCTTGGATGGAACTGAACAAGATTGGGCGAACGAATacaaagatcaatctttatgcttaaaaaatatattaaggtaaaaaaatatggtaaaaaAAAACTCTTCGTTCAAATAAGCTGATAAATCtcctttatatattttgattctccattatattttgtttattttttaaatattaatttcaattttttgagGTATTTATATAAATCAGACTTGAAAAAACTTCAGATTTTTTTGTTACATCtatgacaaaaaataaatataatgttaattgtatatattagaaaataaataaataaatcagcATGAACAACATACCTTGACAATTATTTAGAAAAAATTGATGTACGTAACCTATAAAGAATACTCAAGAAGGAATGTAAAAAATACCACTTGTTGGTATAAGATAAATGATGTGCACAATCAGTAAAAAAGATTTTCTTGTACATAAATGTAGATTtcaagtaaaaatgaagaaaataataaaatatctaaatgtCTATATGAATGCGATGTAATACTACTCCTGAAAGTTGCTTTCCGATAAATATTTATCACTAAAAAATGTATTTTCCTGCGCTCAAATGcatttatttttacaaaacaaataaataaactaaattagaattaaaaaatattacttactCTAATTGAAGCTTGTATATAATAGAAAAAAGTTAGCATTTAATGCAatcattacttacctgtatataaaaaatgaaaatattgaatcagaaaaaatttatagaaaatgaAGAATATAAAGAATGCAGTAAATAAATAGATTAATAAATCTAATGATCaataacacaaaaaaaatataagtttaACATTATAAATCACTTTAGGAGTATATATAAGAGAGATTAAGAAAATAGAACTCTATTAcaattcaaatttcatttaaatttgaattcaaatagCATATCTATTTTTCTAAATGAAGatcttttttgttatttttttcttatcctTTATTGTTTTTAAATACAATGATATTTATTTCTAGGCTATATATCtaaattgagaaaaatatttgaaatatattcTCCTCCCCCTCctcacccccccccccaatcTACATTCTCTTTTTTCCCAcggtcccccccccccccagtttccttcttttctttctttatttcttttgtttgtttgttagttttttgtttgtttgtttgttttaattattatttttactactaTTGCAACTATCATTGTTATAGTATTATTATTGCTGATACTACTATTAttaatgttgttgttattattattaataatataactctttctattattactattgctatttctaattattataattattattattatcgttattattagtatttttatattttatttttaaatttgatatttaaatcaaatatatttaaatttattttacaatatttgaaaataatatattcatgAAATAATAAGAGTTCATTTAGAATTCTTCTGtctatgaatttttatttttaagctaatcAAAAAAAATCTTTCATTTAACTTTGAATTTAAATAtcatatcaatttttttgaatcaagatatttttgttattcttccttatccttgattttttaaaatacaatgatatttttcctttaagttatatatttaaattgaaagaaatatttcaaaatcTATAAGATATTTCCCGCCCCCGCCCCcctctatttctctttttcctcatttatcttcttttcattcttttttttgttagtttgttattttttaaaattttaaattattattattattattattattattattattattattattattattattattattgttgttgttgttgttgttattattattattgctactattactattattaatattattattattattgatattactCTTATtcttactattattactattgctattactaattattattgttattgctataattattactattattattataattatcattattattattattattagtagtagtactagtagtatttttatattttatcttttaatttaatatataaattaaatgtatttaaatttattttacaatATCTAAAAATGATAAGTCTATGAAACAGTAATAGTTCATTTAGAATTTCTTTGCCTACGGATTCCTATTTAaagctaataataataataataataataataatatatatatatatatatatatattaaaaatctaatgtatatttgtttatctcgcccttctttcttttctttgattttagaTGGTAAAAAAGAAGTTTGTGAGGTGCCGCTGCAGATTGGATTATCGTAGAATAAGAGGAGCCATcttagaaaaagaaaactttTTTAGAGCCCGGTACCAGCCAAACCCCCTCTCCAACCAGTCAAGTGGCTGAATGCGTAAGCCCCGGGACTTGACACTTAAACATCGGGAAGCTTGCCCCAGAGGTTTTTCTGGGGAAGAGAAAGTTTCCAGGTTGGATTTTTGTAGATCAAATAGTACTAGTTGGGTAGGTAAAGGCGGTTCACCCCCCTATGTGGTTGATCTTCTTAATAGTCTGCTGAAGTATCTAGCCAGCCCGTGAGGAAAGGTGGCACCCTCCGggatagaaaaagaaaaaaatcctAAGTTTTTCTTCATCCTTTAGGAATCAAGTCATTCAATGAATGAGAAGTGTAAAACCTGTAGATAAATGTTCGATTGAGAGTTCTCACCTCTTTGAGCTTAGGTTAGCAAGAAGTCATCCCCGAGGAAAGAATGAGTCTTCGACGACAACcgtttcaaatttgaaattcaaaaattttattaCAATATTTATTAACTTTATCTTAAATTTACCCAGTGACTTTTCAATAGCTTGCCACTTGGCTTAACCACATTGCAAACTACTCtgctttattatatatatagatgttattattattaatattactcTTACTCTTAGTATTATTCCTATTGatattactaattattattgttattactataataataataataataataataataataatattttatatttttatatttttatatttttatctttttatttaatatataaattaaatgtatttaaatttattttataatatctaAAAATGATAAGTTGATGAAACAATAATAGTTCATTTAGAATTCTTCTACCTACGGATTTCTATTTTTAagctaataaaaaatatattttttttttaaaaatctaatgtattttcaaattcaaaattttattacaATATTTATTAACTTTGTCTTAAAATTACCAAGTGGCTTTTCAATAGCTTTTCATTTGGCTTAATAAACTACTCtcctttattatatatatagatattattatcattaataaTATTACTCTTACtcttactactattactattgttattactaattattattgttgttgctataattattattattattattattattatcatcatcattattattattattattatttttatatttttatattttatcttttaatttaatatataaattaaatatatttaaatttattttacaatatataaaaatgataagTTTATGAAACAGTAATAGTTCATTTGGAATTCTTGTGCCTACGGATTCCTATTTTTAagctaataaaatatatatttctttttaaaaatttaatgtaTTTTCAAATtcgaaattcaaaatttttattacAATATTTATTAACTTTGTTTTAAAATTGCCAAGTGACTTTTcaatagatagatagatagatagatataaTGAACTGGAAAGGATGCGTTCAGTCCCAACAAGAGGCTTTCAATATTCTCATCGCAATATTAAATGAATTATTCATTTCATCTCAAATAAATTTTCTCATACTATATTACAGTAAAAGAAGAGTCTACATTGTTCTATTCACTTACTTCCTTCATCCATTTTTAGTTGTGATGTTATCAATTATATCTACTtgataacataattgataatttCATGGCAAATTTAAAGATATGTTTTATGTGATTTCCCCCCAACAAATGGGATATGGATATTTAAAACCCGACCCGCAATTCTACCTAGTACTAGTTATTTCCcctttttccttgtttctccccCAACAACAAATATCTTCGGCCATCCTCAAGAATGGCCATCACCAATCTTTTATCCACCACTATTACCCTCAAACACTCGCCATTTCTTCTACTGAAACCCGCAAGAAAACTCAGAAACCCCAAAAGGCCAACAATTCGAGCTCAGTCTAAGAACGAAGACTCTGCAGATGGACCAGATCGTTTAATCTCCGCCATAACTTACTTCTACCCTTTCTTTGATGGGATTCAATATGGAAAATATGTAATCACACAGTTTGCACCAATACAAACACTTATTCAACCTTTAGTACCAGCTATAAGGGTTTTCAAAAGCTTTCCACTTAATGGGTTATTGGTTTTCTTTACTCTTTACTTTATTGTTGTTAGAAATCCTAATTTTAGTAGATATGTCAGGTTCAACACTATGCAAGCTATTGTTCTTGATGTGCTTCTCATTTTTCCTGATTTGTTGGAGCGGAGTTTCAATCCAAGAGATGGGTTTGGATTGGATTTGATGATGAGCTTTGATAGCACTgtgtttttgtttcttttggtGTCATTAGTTTATGGTTCTTCTTCTTGCTTGTTGGGTCAGCTACCTAGATTGCCCATTGTTGCTGAAGCTGCTGATAGGCAAGTGCTATGAACAAACTCCCTTGAATTTACTTATTTCAGAGGTTCTATCCTCTTTGTACACTTAATTGAGTTTTGTTTTACCTGACAATTAATAGCTATTTCGTTCCGAAGTAAATGTTTATGTTCTTTTCCTTTTGTCTATATCACTTTGCTGTTTCTATAAATTCTTGTGATGGGATTAgaaattatgtttcttttatcaACTTATATTAGTTTTATTTCTATCTATCTGCTATAACAAACTCAAGATAGaggtatttcttttttttataaacagTAATGTCCTGGCTAACTTGCATACACCTCAACTATTTCATGGAATGTCTTAACTAGAATTGTTCCAAGTAACTTTGTCCACTCTGACTTAGGCAATAAGAAGAAATACCTAATTTTATTGCCTCTCCACGGATTCTAACTTTGGTCTTCTATAGTTTTTGTTCCAGCTTCATGGACCTCGATTTCATTCCATTGAGTGCCACAGAGGTGGTGATATTATCAGCAAGTAATATCATTTTTTAATGTGTAGATAGTTCTATCCCTATTTGTAGGTAACATGTTAGTTACATCATcattcttattttgatttttggatgAGGTAACATGTTACTTCATCATATAGTTATGTTGATGCTTAAGTAAGAAATGCATCATTCTAGTAGCCATTAGAGAGATACAAATTGTATCGTGATTTATAATTAAGGGTCTTGCTTTGTATTATCTTGAAAAGGACAAGCATGCGGAGGTATGCAAAAGTTTGACATCaagttttgatgttattttttgAGACAATTCCATGAATGCCATTCATCCCATCCTCAAGCTCGAGCTAATTACAGAGACCTAGGTAATTTACCTAAAGGTATTGGCATCTAGTATACACCTTCTTTATGTAAAATGCTAATTTGCCTCTCTTTCCAGTGCCTTTCTAATTTTTCGTAtagtaattttataattttaccctTGAATAAAGAAACAATAAGCTGAAACTAGGATGGAAGAAATAATTCTCTTAATAGCTGCAGGTTTTATGAGTCTAATCTTTTGCCTATTTAGGAAACCTTAGGTGATCATATCCACCTTTGGCTGTTGCCTAGATGCTAAATGTTTTGGGATGTTAAAACTTTTAAGATGTTGATACTCAAGCCCTAAGGGAAAAGATTTGCTCCTAACTTGTAGAAGATCCTTTTGTCCCTTCAATGGACTTGGTATCATGGTATCACCATCTTCAAGTTCATAACACTGTTACTGTTTGATCACTAACAGAAGGGTCCGTGACAGGTCCACGTCGCGGACCCAGTCCCTCAACGTTCAAAAATTCCCAGGTATGTTTTCTTAGGCTTGTGTCGAAATTGGGCCCAAATAAGGTGCGCGCTAGGACCGCGACGCGGACCTGGCATATTtctatacaaattttatttttattttttggagtgCACTGAATAGAAGACGTCGCGGACTTTAGATGTTTTTCGAACCTGTTTCATTAAAAAGACGGGTTTTGCccctttttaattaaataacccGACCCCTTCCCCTTTTAAACCCCAAATCCGTCCCCTTCACGCTaacctcccccctcccccctcccccccaccACTCTCAATTCTCTTTTTCTCTATCAAATCCGTGACGCTCTTTGGGATTCAAGCAAGCTTCTTTGCGTTTCTCTTCTCCAAAtcaccaaggtatgtgttcTTGAACTATTATTTGATATGGGTTGATGAATTTGGTAGGGATAAGCTCATGGGCTTTGAGTTTTGacattaatttattattcttgGCTTGCTATTGGATTCTAATTGTTGTGGGTGGGGAGATTTCGTTATGAAGTATGAACTTAATTTTTGTGGGTTAATTTTATTGGGAGAAGTAAACCAAGCTGGCAAAAATTGGTACAAGTGACATGCGGAGTCTAGGTACTTTTTGGATATGCCATTAGATGATGAGAGCTTGACCAAAGAATTTCCTTAAATAAAGCAGAGATTGATGGAGCTCAACATGAGCTTCCTATTCGCAGACCCGCAGCCGTGCAACCTGCATATGGTACGGGAGTTCTACGCGAACTTCCTAACAAATACCCGTACCCACTATGTTACTGTGCAGGGAGTGGAAGTCCCTCTATCTCCAATGGTCATAAATGAAATCTTAGGGACTCCAGAGATGCCTCCTGCCACTTTAACGAAGTTGAATATTTGACCTCCCCACTAGGACATGCGGCGCACCATATGTGGACTCAGATCCACTGCTAAATGGGTTCGCCTTGGGTATAGAGGCTACCACCTCTCCTATCCATATGCCcatatgaatagggaagctcGGGTTTGGGTGAAGATTATTATGCACAGCCTCATCTCCGGTCTACACTACACTGAGATCACGAGGGATATGGTCTGCCTGGTGTACGACCTTATGAAGGGCGTTGAGATTAATGTGGGTGTAGTTATTAAGTCCACTATTCGGAAGTCCAGAGTGCATTGGGGTAGAGGATACACCTTTGGAGGCTTGATTACTCAATTATGCCGCAGAGCCGGGTTACCCAAGCCTTTGGAGGCTTGATCACTCAATTGTGCCGCAGAGCCGGGTTACTTGAGGAACCCCTTGATTATATGGTCCCTCTGATTTCTAAGTCCTTTGACATTACAAAGACTAAGGGGTCGGACATCACTTTTGGGCCTGTCCTCACCTCCATGGAGCGAGCGAAGAGGGATGAGATGATCATGGCTCGCATGTCCGGCCTAGATATATTTCGATACCGCATAGGCGGCAGACCATCCACTGTTTTTGAGTTGAGTGAGGTCGAGAATGAGTACCTCCTCAATGATCGTCGTGGAAAGGCTCACAAAACTCGAGTCCGATGCAGAGGACAACTTTGGTGTGGTCATTGAGGGGGTACTCATTCTCCATCTCACTCAACTTAAAAATAGTGGATGGTCTGCCACGTGTGCGGTGTCGGAGCATCTCTAGGCCGAACATGCGGGCCATGATCATCTCATCCCTTTTTGCTCACAACATGGAGGTGAGGACGGGCCCAAAAGTGGTGTCCGGTCCCTTAGTCTTTGTGACATCAAAGGACTCAGAAGTCAGAGGGACCATATAATCAAAGTGCTCCTCGGGTACCCCGGCACAACTAAGTGATCAAGCCTCCAAAGGCGTAGCCTCTGCCCCGATGCACTCTAGACTTCTGAATAGTGGACTTAATACCCGCGCCCCCATTAATCTCAATGCCCTTCATAAGGGCGTACACTAGGCAAACCTTGCCCCTCGTGACCTCAGTGTAGTGTAGATCGGGGATGAGGCTGTGCGTAATAATTTTCACCCAAACCCaagcttccctattcatatgTGCATATGGATAAGAGAGGTGGTAGCGTCTGTATTCGTGGCGATTAGCAGTCGATTTGGGCCCGCATAAGGTGTGCCGCATGTCCTGGTAGCGAGGTCGAATATTCAACTCCATTAAAGTGGCAGGAGACATCTTTGGAGTCCCTAAGATTTCATTTATGACCATCGGAGATAGAGGAACTTCCACTCCCGCACAGTAACATAGTGGGTAAGGGTATCTGGTAGGAAGTTCGCGTAGAACTCCCGTACCATGTGCAGGTTGCATGGCTGCTGGACTGCGAATAGGAAGCTCATGTGAGCTCCATCAGTCTTTACTTTATTTGAGAAAATTCTTTGGGCAAGCTCTCATCATCTAATGGCATATTCGGGACTCCGCATGTCACTTATACCAGTTTTTTGCCAGCTTGGTGTACTGCTTTCAATCCAAACCGACGAGTCTGACCTCGTGGCATAGCGGGAGCAGGTGGTACGGTAGGCACACCTCTCTCCTTTTTATGGCTACCTGTGGCTGGTTCCTTCTCGTGTCTACGGTTGGATGACATGATAACCTGCGTTCAACACACCACATAAGCATCCTCAAATTTGGCCTTAAAATACAAGGCAGacaacaccaaacaactacCCCAAACCTATCCATTGTCATCGAATGCATAATATAACGTACTTAGACTTCCCCTATTTTACTAATTTGGTCATACATGCAATCTCAACTGTCAAGAACGAGCACAATGAGAGAATATATACATTCCGCATTCACAACTTCAAGGTCTAAGCACATTTCAAGCATCAATAATCCCCAACTAATCTAGCCCGCTACTTAAGACTTCACATAGCTATTCAAATAAGCACAATTTCCTGAATTTAAACACATTTATGTAACTAAAGATTTCGCAATATACTCATAATTCACAAAGAATTTCCCAATCCCACATGCTTGCTATTCAAGAATTCATAACACATGTTCATAGACTCACAAATTCATCTATTCCTCATAGTTTCCAACCTAGGGTTTTAGTTCAAGAACTAAACCCAATAAAATTAAGTTCATAATGAAATCTCCCCACTAGAATCCAATAGAACAACAAATTAATGTCAAAGCCCATGAGCTTATCCCTACCAAATTCATCAACCCACATCAAAGACTAGTTCAAGAATGCATACCTTGATGATTTGGAGAAGAGAAATGCAAAGAAGCTTGCTTGAATCCCAAAGAGTGTCGCAGATTTGATAGAGAATTGAGAgtggggggtggggtggggggtgTTAGCGTGAAAGGGACGGATTTGGGGTTTAAAAGGGGAAGGGGTCgggttatttaattaaaaaaattggtaAAACCTGTCAATCACCTAAAGTCCGCGATGTGGAGACGTCGCAGACTCTTCTGTTCAGTGcgctccaaaaaataaaaataaaatttgtatagaAATCTGCCAGGTCCGCGTCATGCACCTTACTTGGGccacaagttttttttttagaaaacatACCTGCATATTTTTGAATGTTGAGGGATTGGGTCCGTGACGCGGACCCTTCTGTTAGTGATCACTGTTTATTC
This sequence is a window from Solanum dulcamara chromosome 10, daSolDulc1.2, whole genome shotgun sequence. Protein-coding genes within it:
- the LOC129870452 gene encoding protein TIC 20-v, chloroplastic, coding for MAITNLLSTTITLKHSPFLLLKPARKLRNPKRPTIRAQSKNEDSADGPDRLISAITYFYPFFDGIQYGKYVITQFAPIQTLIQPLVPAIRVFKSFPLNGLLVFFTLYFIVVRNPNFSRYVRFNTMQAIVLDVLLIFPDLLERSFNPRDGFGLDLMMSFDSTVFLFLLVSLVYGSSSCLLGQLPRLPIVAEAADRQVL